A stretch of Anolis sagrei isolate rAnoSag1 chromosome X, rAnoSag1.mat, whole genome shotgun sequence DNA encodes these proteins:
- the LOC132782144 gene encoding transcription factor MafK isoform X2, whose product MTTNPKPNKALKVKEESGENAPVLSDDELVSMSVRELNQHLRGLTKEEVIRLKQRRRTLKNRGYAASCRIKRVTQKEELERQRVELQQEVEKLARENSSMKLELDALRSKYEALQTFARTVARGPITPTKVATTSVITIVKSAEISSSSVPFSAAS is encoded by the coding sequence GTCAAGGAGGAGTCAGGAGAGAACGCCCCGGTGCTTAGTGACGATGAACTCGTGTCGATGTCTGTGCGGGAGCTGAACCAGCACTTGCGGGGTCTGACGAAAGAGGAGGTCATCCGCCTGAAGCAGCGGCGGCGCACGCTCAAGAACCGGGGCTACGCTGCCAGCTGTCGCATCAAGCGCGTGACACAGAAGGAGGAGCTGGAGAGGCAGCGGGTGGAGCTGCAGCAGGAGGTGGAGAAACTCGCACGGGAGAACAGCAGCATGAAGCTCGAGCTGGATGCCCTGCGCTCCAAGTATGAGGCCCTGCAGACCTTTGCCCGCACGGTCGCCCGAGGGCCCATCACCCCGACCAAAGTCGCCACCACCAGCGTCATCACCATTGTGAAGTCGGCAGAAATCTCTTCCAGCTCAGTGCCCTTTTCAGCAGCATCCTAG